A DNA window from Ipomoea triloba cultivar NCNSP0323 chromosome 10, ASM357664v1 contains the following coding sequences:
- the LOC116033094 gene encoding uncharacterized protein LOC116033094, with translation MVLSLPSRSINYFETLGEQFLTHFTRGIRAKRQFANLTAIRQREAETLKEFLTRWQRNIQKVEDLDDRTALTLFTSLRSGDLFTSLRSDTPDTYAQAIQQANKYAEMEEAIRQKQERGAKRSCDEVRTSPMDRLPKRESRPSNLRKPDKPRHEVGPILKTHQVYEIKPPRHMSVGDRSSPHPWLPDNQLRCIGPSDNGPKYCRYHRRLGHTTEECITL, from the coding sequence ATGGTTTTATCGTTACCTTCGCGGTCTATTAACTACTTTGAAACCCTGGGAGAGCAATTCCTAACACACTTCACCAGGGGTATAAGAGCCAAGAGGCAGTTTGCGAACCTGACCGCCATACGTCAAAGAGAGGCAGAGACTCTAAAGGAATTCTTGACAAGATGGCAAAGGAACATACAAAAAGTGGAGGATTTGGATGACCGAACAGCTTTAACACTCTTCACTAGCCTACGATCAGGGGACCTATTCACTAGCCTACGAAGCGATACACCTGATACATACGCCCAGGCTATCCAGCAAGCCAATAAATATGCAGAAATGGAAGAAGCCATACGACAAAAGCAAGAACGTGGAGCAAAGCGATCCTGTGATGAGGTCAGAACGAGTCCAATGGACCGACTGCCAAAGAGAGAGAGTAGACCAAGTAACCTTAGAAAACCGGACAAACCCCGTCATGAAGTAGGCCCTATACTTAAGACTCATCAAGTGTACGAGATAAAACCACCCCGTCACATGTCTGTAGGGGATCGATCGTCGCCGCATCCCTGGCTGCCAGACAATCAATTGCGTTGCATCGGACCATCCGATAACGGACCAAAATATTGCCGTTATCACAGGCGTTTGGGGCACACCACTGAAGAATGCATCACTCTGTGA